Proteins encoded within one genomic window of Rhinolophus sinicus isolate RSC01 linkage group LG05, ASM3656204v1, whole genome shotgun sequence:
- the IYD gene encoding iodotyrosine deiodinase 1 isoform X2, with protein MNAKSQRKTLNTSHSPTPGILRRKWLRDLRNFMNFSIRDGTAPSGAHTEPWTFVVVKDPDMKHKIREIIEEEEEINYMKRMGHRWVTDLKKLRTNWIKEYLDTAPVLILIFKQIYGFAANGKRKVHYYNEISVSISCGILLAALHNAGLVTVTTTPLNCGPRLRVLLHRPTNEKLLVLLPVGYPSKEAMVPDLKRKPLDQIMVTV; from the exons ATGAATGCCAAGAGTCAGAGGAAAACGTTGAACACATCCCATTCTCCCACACCCGGTATCCTGAGAAGGAAATGGTTAAGAGATCTCAGGAATTTTATGAACTTCTCAATAAGAGACG GAACAGCCCCAAGCGGGGCCCACACAGAACCCTGGACATTTGTGGTGGTGAAGGACCCAGACATGAAGCACAAGATTCGGGAGATCATcgaagaagaagaggaaataaactaCATGAAAAGGATGGGACATCGATGGGTTACAGACCTGAAGAAATTGAG aaCCAATTGGATTAAAGAATACTTGGACACAGCTCCTGTTTTGATTCtcattttcaaacaaatataCGGTTTCGCTGCAAATGGCAAAAGGAAGGTCCACTACTACAACGAGATCAGCGTTTCCATCTCCTGTGGCATCCTCCTGGCTGCCCTGCAC AATGCAGGACTGGTGACGGTCACTACCACTCCTCTTAACTGTGGCCCCCGTCTGAGGGTGCTCCTGCACCGCCCCACGAATGAAAAGCTGCTGGTGCTGCTCCCCGTGGGGTACCCCAGCAAAGAGGCCATGGTGCCTGACCTAAAACGGAAACCTCTGGATCAGATCATGGTGACGGTGTAG